In Alteromonas sp. RKMC-009, the genomic stretch AAGTTGTGCTGTACCGGACTTACCTCCGGACTGGTAAGGGGCATCAGAGAACGACTTGCGGCCGGTACCTTCATCGGAATGATTAACATCGTGCATGGCACTGAGCATTAAATCCCAGTTTTTTCTTTCTTTCACCATAATCGGACGCATGGTTTTTAAAGGCTCCTGCGAGACCTCGCCATTTTCACTCATGAATCCCATCATAATTTGCGGAACAAACCGTTCGCCGTGGTTTATCAGCGTATTTATTGCCTGATTCAGCTGGATCGGTGTCGCAGTCCAGTAACTCTGGCCAATACCCACAGGAATCGTATCACCGATGTACCAGGGCTGATTAAAACGGGCGCGTTTCCAGCCGCGGCTTGGCATATTGGCGTCGGATTCTTCGTACAAGTCTACGCCGGTGTAATCGCCGAAACCGAATTCAGACATCGCATCACTGATGCGGTCAATACCGAGCTTGTAGGCAAGGTCATAGTAGAAAGTATCGCAGGACATCATAATGGCCCGCTCAACATTGACTTTCCCGTGCCCCCATTTTTTCCAGTCACGCCACACATGGCTTACGTTGGGGAGCTTGTAACGTCCGGTGTCATTAATCGTGGTCTTCGGTGTAATGACACCGTCCTCAAGGCCCACCAGACCAAGTAGAGGCTTGATAGTGGAAGCCGGCGGATACTGTCCCTGCGTAGCGCGGTTAATCAGAGGGCGGTCAGGGGAATTCAGTAAGGCACTGTAGTTCTTGCTGCTGATCCCGTGGACAAACAGGTTAGGGTCGTAACTCGGACTGGAATACATGGCCAGTACACCGCCGGTATCAGGCGCAGAAACGACCACAGTGCCCCGCTTACCATCCAGCGCTTTTTTTGCAGCCAGCTGCAGGGCAAGATCAATATTCAGCACAATGTCTTTACCGGGCACCGGCGGATCAACACTCAACGTACGGATTATCCGTCCCTGACTGTTCACTTCTACCTGCTGATAACCGACCTGGCCGTGTAATTCTTCTTCATGGTATTTTTCGATACCCAGTTTACCGATGTCGTAGGTAGCAGCGTAATTATCTTCCTGACCAGCTTCCTGCAATTTCTGTAAATCTTTCTTATTAATTTTTGCTACGTAGCCAAGTA encodes the following:
- the mrdA gene encoding penicillin-binding protein 2 translates to MARKRQAIRDHTAEANLFARRAAVSLLIVFAMLGIVVSNLYVLQVEQHDAYQTRSNGNRIKVLPIAPNRGLIYDRNGILLAENRPVFSLEVIPEEVDSLDDTLDSLSALMGITQEERDNFLKIYRGQRRFKPIALRTQLNEEEVALFSAQQHRFPGVSVEARLSRYYPYGETLTHVLGYVAKINKKDLQKLQEAGQEDNYAATYDIGKLGIEKYHEEELHGQVGYQQVEVNSQGRIIRTLSVDPPVPGKDIVLNIDLALQLAAKKALDGKRGTVVVSAPDTGGVLAMYSSPSYDPNLFVHGISSKNYSALLNSPDRPLINRATQGQYPPASTIKPLLGLVGLEDGVITPKTTINDTGRYKLPNVSHVWRDWKKWGHGKVNVERAIMMSCDTFYYDLAYKLGIDRISDAMSEFGFGDYTGVDLYEESDANMPSRGWKRARFNQPWYIGDTIPVGIGQSYWTATPIQLNQAINTLINHGERFVPQIMMGFMSENGEVSQEPLKTMRPIMVKERKNWDLMLSAMHDVNHSDEGTGRKSFSDAPYQSGGKSGTAQLFSVGQNESYNEEEVSEHLRDNAMYVAFAPYEQPEVSVAVVVENAGGGSSNAAPVARQVMDFFFRERDFMQPDYVPPEQASKEQAE